In the genome of Pontibacter actiniarum, the window GTACATGGACTCCATCATCCCGACGATGGACCGCGCCTTGGGCAAAGAGCTTCAGCGCATCCTAAAGAAGTCGCTGAAGTTTGAGTTCTTCATGAACCACAAAGTAACAGGCGCTACCAACGAAGGCGAAACCGTGAAAGTAACGGCCGAGAACCCGAAAGGCGAGGCGGTTACCTTTGAAGGCGACTACGTGCTGGTATCTGTTGGCCGCAAGCCGTATACCGAAGGCCTTGGGCTGGAGAATGCGGGCGTGCAGATGGGCGAGCGCGGTATGATTGCCGTAAACGACCACCTGGAGACAAACGTACCGGGCATCTACGCCATTGGCGACGTGGTGCGCGGTGCCATGCTGGCGCACAAAGCCGAGGAAGAAGGCGTGCTGGTGGCAGAGCAGATCGTGGGTCAAAAGCCGCACATCAACTACAACCTGATCCCTGGTGTGGTGTATACCTGGCCGGAAGTGGCGGGCGTAGGCTTTACCGAAGAGCAGCTGAAGGAGCAGGGCCGTGCCTACAAAACAGGTTCGTTCCCGTTCAAAGCCTCTGGCCGCGCCAAGGCATCCGGCGATACAGACGGTTTTGTGAAAGTGCTGGCCGATAAGGAGACAGACGAAATCCTGGGCGTGCACATGATCGGGCCGCGCATTGCCGACCTGATTGCCGAGGCGGTAACAGCCATGGAGTTCCGCGCCTCTGCCGAGGATGTGGCCCGTATGAGCCATGCGCACCCAACGTTTGCAGAAGCCATGAAAGAAGCATGTTTAGCCGCTACAGATAACC includes:
- the lpdA gene encoding dihydrolipoyl dehydrogenase; this translates as MKYDVTVIGSGPGGYVAAIRCAQLGLKTAIIEKYNVLGGTCLNVGCIPSKALLDSSEHYHNAAHSFKEHGIELDNLQVNLQQMIQRKAGVVKANNDGITYLMKKNKVDTYYGLGSFVNKNTIKVTDAEGKEQQIETDKAIIATGSKPTTLPFLSIDKKRIITSTEALSLTEVPKNLIIIGGGVIGLELGSVYARLGAKVQVIEYMDSIIPTMDRALGKELQRILKKSLKFEFFMNHKVTGATNEGETVKVTAENPKGEAVTFEGDYVLVSVGRKPYTEGLGLENAGVQMGERGMIAVNDHLETNVPGIYAIGDVVRGAMLAHKAEEEGVLVAEQIVGQKPHINYNLIPGVVYTWPEVAGVGFTEEQLKEQGRAYKTGSFPFKASGRAKASGDTDGFVKVLADKETDEILGVHMIGPRIADLIAEAVTAMEFRASAEDVARMSHAHPTFAEAMKEACLAATDNRAIHI